The nucleotide sequence ACATGACAGCAGTAATGTGAATTACAATGTCATGATTTACCAAAAACAACATTATGATaagaaaataattgtaaatTTAAAGGGGGATGGGAGGCTTAGGGCAGTCTAACCTTTCATTtcttaaggttttttttttttttgccagttgTTTCTGGTTGGGTTTTGGTGTCCTGAGACAAAGATGGCCTTATTGTGTCTGGCCCTGTTTTCATGCTCCAGAGTCACAATGCTGAATTTGCTGGCTGCTTTTGTCTGCCTGCACTGTGTCAATGGCATCGAAACAGCAGCACCGATCAGCTCTGAAAAACACCAGAATTTCCATCAACATCCTGTTTCACATTTTGTGATGGCTAAAATGACTCATGCTGTGCACGAAGCTGAGCTTTGTGGGaatgtacgcacacacacacacacacacacacacactgaatctACTTTCTGTTTTGGTGTAAAGACACTGTTGCTTAATATTCCCTTCCATTCATATTAATGGCTTATAATAAGCAGGGAAATTCAACTCATATACTCTTAATCTTTCTGCAACAATGTGTTGATAATATTAAAACTTGTCATGTAGGATTTTATGACCAAATTAAAGTCATGTaagcgtttttttgtttttgtttttgctttgcagtGATGCTGACCGACTAAAAGTTGGACCCTCCAGACCGAATCCTTGACTTCACTCAATTTAACCATCATATTATGTGACTCATAAATCAGTGGCTGCATCAGCGATGAGTCAGACTTCATTTCAACACAAATGTCTGCAGTTTATACTCCTTATATTTCCACATTCACGCTAAATACATTTGTGAATACCAACAGCTTCGTAATAAAAGGCTAACTCTCCTAAATGAAAAGTATATTAAAATTATATGACCTGTGGTTTAGTTGTAAGAATACATCAAATGGCTACTTTTAACTTTGATAAATACATTTGAGAGCCTGCACATCTTCAGTTTTACTTTAGCTACCGTAGGAATGTTCTCATTATAAGTACAGGTCTGCAGCTCTATTTGGAGAGTGAATCGCTGTTGTGTTGCCTCCTCTGCTCATTTCCTTCCTCCAAACACTCATCTTaggttcaaggaaattgctCCTGTTCACACTGGCTGCAGGTCCGCCTTGTAAAATGATCAGCACAGTTCATTCGCTGGTAGCTGCATCCTCCACACTCTCTAATGTGCTTTTAAGAGGCAATGAAGGACATAGTTGCACTGCTTGTTCTCCTGAGCACCCAAGCTTTCCTGGtaggttttttgtgtgtgtgtgtgtgtttgagcctgTGATCCATGTTTGCACTATTTATTGAGGGCGGCATAGAGATTGTACATCCGcatattacttttattttgcctGTTTCAAGGGAGTCATTGAAAAGCAACACTTCAAATGTGTAATAGCACTTTTTGTGTCATCACtctgaatatgaatgaattataCTTCAACTTTTTTCTACTCATGGAGTCAATAATGGGAGTGTTTTCCTCCATTCTTGTGACGCTGTTCCATCGCCAGCAGATCCTGTGTGAGCATTACCCTCCAGCAGAAAGTCGTGTGATTCTATCAACGTTTGGTTTCGGTTGCTTGGCATGAGAAGCAGTTTCAGTGTCCCACTGTTAACAGCCCTGGTCGTCTTCCAGTGTCATTGTGTATTTCTGATAAAGAGATTAAATTGGTTTAAGACGGGCAGCCAGAGGataggaaggaaggaaggacgggggaaaaaaactgAATGTTCTCTTTCCACAAACTTTCACAAAGCTTCACAAAGCTTTGCCCCATGTTACCGCCAGTGGGTCAGACCGCAAAAGAAGCAGTGTGCTTTTGAACCGAGTCCGCCGCCTCTGTTTCCTGTAATACGAGAAATAAACTGCTGCTGTCAGCGCATGCCAACTGTTGCCTGACACTGAAGAGCGTTGCGGTAAATCGCAGGTGCATCAGAAACTGTTCATTGGTTCAAAGCAATGTTATTGGTAGCATTcatatgtgtgtgagtgtgagagagagagggtgcaCTTCATGAATGCATGTGTGCAGTGACCAAAGCATGAAGAATGCTGAAAGGCGCCACTCAGTCAAGATACTGCAGGCATTCAATTCCCTTTTTTTGAACAATGGCTGTTTGTTTGACCATTTCTGCAGCTCAGGGCAGCAGAATCACCAGAAGGGAACGGTGGGTGGAGGTGAGAGTAGTGCGGATGAAAAACCGATCACTGGCCAATAAGAGTTGGGAAAACGGCAACGGGCCATTCCGCACTCTCAGTGCTGTTCACTATTCATGGCAGTTTAAAGACACGTTTAAATTCCCTTTCCCATAGGTCGACTCTCTGCCTTATCAGACGGACTCAGGTGGAAAGTGCCTCAATGCGACAGAGTACCTGGTAGAAGATTCTAATCTGTGCTGCACAAAATGCCAACCTGGTGAGTGTTGCCTTGCCAACACAGCAAGGGCTGGACATTTGTTAAATAACACATGAACTCTAAGAAGTGATTGAACACACTGCTCTGACAGACCAAGCTGTGTTGGTGTGCATTAAAATACACAAGCAAATATAAAACAGGTCGCTCAAAGCTTTGGGGGGAATCAGCACCGACCATATTGAAGATAAAGATATTTCGTTTCGTTTCGTTACGACAGACCAAGACGTCAACggtttaatgtgttttatcAGCTCACAGTGTTTTATTCCAGTTTGTATGAATATATgcagaaaagaaatctgaaattgAACTACATCAATGCTGAATACACATTTTCAGCACGAGCGAGTTAGTTAATCAATCGATCAATTCGTCGCTGAATCTTTGCCAATTCAGTTACTGGGCTCGATCCTGAATAAAATCTTCATCAGTTAAATATTGCTTTTCTTGAATAATTCATTGTTGTATCAATGATACTAATGTGCTTTGAACTTAGAGGCATGTTTTCCTGTTAAAGGAGTCGACTGTCGATGTGCTCATTCAGTAAAAATGTTCAAGGAATAATTTCaaattaattcttttttttccttttttttatggttttgtTTCCTGTTGGAATTTCTGGAGCTAAAATACAAATGTGAGTTAAACATGGCCAACGTTTTGATTAATGTGAACTAATTCAAGTCATACTTTTAAAGGGCACCGACTGAAAATCGAATGTTCCCACGCGAGCGACACCGTGTGCGAGCCATGTCCTACAAGCCAGTACGCAGAGGGCGAAAACTTCTCCCCAAACTGCATCTCCTGCAAGAGATGCAAACCGGGTGAGCAGCTAGAATTGAAAGAGATGACGCTTTTATCTATTGCTTCATTGTATTTTTACACAAGATCACCCCTGTGAGCAAATCATTCTTTCTACACCCAGCCAAAGGTCTGCTGTATGTCCAGAGGTGCTCCGCTGCTGCGGACGCCTTGTGTGGCTGCCGCCCTGGGATGTATTGCATCATGGGATTTGACTCCCCATCCTGTGCAGAATGTATTAAGTACCGGCTGTGTCAAGCCGGTTACGGAGTATCTGTGTCAGGTGCAGCACTTATTTTCAATAGTCAGCAGTTAGAGGATTACCGCGCATGCAATTCCTACACaggttattttgtgttttaggAGTGAACACGTTGTAATTTGAGCTGCCTCGTTTTTTAGGGCTCCTTTATAATGAATGCAAATTTGCACAAGCAGAGCGCAATGACAGTTTAAAGAATTGTGAAAAGTGTGGCAAATGTTAATTCACGTGATTTTCAGAGTTTACATAGAACTATGGTGTCACAATAATGGCATCATATTAAATGTTAAGTTTAAGTATCTAAGTATTAGACTTCTGTTTTACGATTCTGTGTATGAAAATGCAGTAATTAGGGTGTAAACATGCTCATAAAGTGAAACACAAAGACTGACAGCAACTGTTTGGGTGTCTCCAGGTACGGCTGACTCAAATGTGAAGTGTGAACAGTGTCCTGAGGGGACTTTCTCTGACACAGCCTCCAGCACAGACCGCTGTCGAGCTCACACTGAGTACGTGAAGGGCAGTCGCATCTCAATGCAGATGCTTTGGGTGATCAGGCCTTTGACTTCTCATTTTCTGTCTCCAGCTGTCAAGGGAGGGCTGCTGTTAGAAAAGGCAACGCTACGGCAGACGCCGCGTGCGAACCCGAGGCTTTCATAGCCAACGCACAACCTGCAACAAAAGAGACTCACAACAAGTTCACAACGATGATGATCACAGTCTCGGAGCCTAAAGCCGTACACAGACCCGAAGACCCCACACCGTCTATCAGCCTTTCTGCTACTGGGTTGGGGTTTAACCACTCGGCACCAGCCACGGCCTCTGACAGTGCACTCGGTACTGATACTGACTCAGCATTTTGAAGCAGTCATCATGAGACAACTATGAAATGGAATCGGCATCTCCATATCTTTCTTTCTGACGttgcattgtgttgttgttgttgttttcctgccTGTTAGCTGCAGTCAGTGCCAGTGTCGCTGGAGTAATACTTGTTTTCATCGCCATCATTCTGCTGTATCGTCGGAAAACAAGCTGGAAAAAAGGTGATAAAAAAGTGCATTAATCAGTCTTGTTCTGTGGAGAACCTTTTTTTTAGCGCGTTTACCTGCTGCTTGAAGCAGAGGATGATATATGATGATGAAAAATGCTGGTCTTTATCTCGTCCTTACTTACTGCATGCCCGTTCTGCCTTTTCTTTTACCCAGATGCTGCAAGATTTGATCCTAAAATTGATGCAAATGGAAATTGTGCGACTGGTGACAAAGTGAGTCTTGCTTGGATTTTTCACCCAAATGCCTTCGAGTCGAGTTCTCCAGAATAATGAGAGATAACTATTTCAATGTTTTTCTCCTGCAGATTAATCGGGATTACTGGGGTGATGCCCAGTTTATTTCTTTGGCGCTGGCCTCACCAGAACAACAGTGTCTGCTGGAGACGGGGGGGAATTGCAGTGACCAGAGTCAGTGCAGCAACGACAATGAGACTTTAGCAAGGACAgacggctgcagcagcaacgGGTCAATCGGCCCGTTGCAATCCATCGGTGCTCATTCCACTCCAGAATCAGCGCCGTCTGACCCTACGGCTTCACTGTCCCACATCgagcctcttcctctccagacCGGCATGCCCACACAGTCCTCCTCTCAGCCCACCAGTCCTCAGATCATTAGCCCCATTACCACCAGTCCCCACGTCAATGTCAACATCACATTCCACATAGGAAATGGCTCCGGCACGACGCCGTCATCTGTCATGCCCCCAGACAGTAATGCACAGATAGACCCGATACTCCcagtgggagaggaagaggaagcctTCAGCATTCCACAGCAAGAAGCTGGAAAACAATCCCTGATGTCAGTGCAGGAGAGTTCAAGTTGAAGACTCGGCTGCATGACAGACGGAgatcatttgttgttgttgtcgtcaaACAATGTGACCGTGCGACGCTTCGACGTCATAGTTGCCACTTTGTGTTAGTGCATGTACATAGCGCATGCTGTAAATAAAGATGTGCATATTATCATTACAATGATTATGTACTTTCATAATGCTGAGACTCAATTTTAAGATGTAACAGAAAAACTAGAGATTTTAGAACACATGCATTTAATTCCGCGAGCCTCTGTCAATTTAAAGTGTAATACCATTATTCGCATGTATTTTTCATATAAATCTAGTGGGTATACAGTATCTGGTGTACCCTGGATTTGCTTTGAAGTACTGTGTACACTTGTTCGCTACCGCTATTGGTCGTTCTGCGGATGATGCTGACCTCTGCTGGTTAAAGTCGGGCACTGCAGCTTGTGGATCTACATAATTGTGAATTGTGGCTAGTGTCCACGCAGACAACAGTTCCTCGTGTATTTAAAGTCAGTTTCCTCCGTGGGTTCAAATGTTAATGAAGTATTTGCTGGGTTTGTCGCAAGTATTGTAGCTGTCGGTAAGTAGTAGCGATGTTAGCCGAGAGAacgagacggagggagggagtcTGGGCCATTCCATTATTTGACAGATAAAACTTTACATCTAGCATCTAGAATTGTGCGCACTCACATATGAGCTTATTTAAACctctgaataaaaacaaataagcaaaatccaatttattttctttacgtATTGATCTAAGAACTGTAATTATCTCCGAAATGGTATGTCCGGTACCCCCCCATTGTTCAGCACAATTGGTAGCATCTGTTGCCGCTGTGTGTTGCTCTCCTTCCTGGAAGCCACTTCCTCGCATTGAAGCCGCTGGAGTCGCCCCGGAGACCTCGGTGAGTTAATGTTTCTATATTAGTGCTTCTGCAGCCCTAAGTTCATGAACTGTCATGTTCAGATatagttacccccccccccccgccttcgtGGGCGACTGCCTCGCCTGTTTGCCCCTCTGCCCCACTCATCATCCCGCTGTGTTTACAAACGCAGGAGGAACAAACCGATTATTAAGCAGCAAAGCGTTTTAGCGTTTAGCACTATAACTTAAGCATTGTGTGCTAGTTGTAGCACGAATGTTGGATCGATAGTTTCTGGCGCATGGCAAGAAGTAACAGGCTGGAAACCAGGCTGCTggactctccccccccccctttactggGGAAGGAAGCCTCCTCACGCCGGGTGTAAgagagcaggagctgcaggtgattccctgctgggggggggggggggggggggtaaaagggATGCTGCAAAAGGtgtttattaaaacaaacacaatgaacaTGTTCTGTTTAATGTTGGTAGGCTGTCACggttttttaaagatgtttttgaAGACAATCATTTTCAGGTTTTAAATAAACATCAAAAGGTGGCATCGTTAAACTGCTTAAATTACCCTTAATTATGAGTGTAATACAAAAAGGGATTTCCATCAGCTATAACTGTTAACGTTGACCgaaaaataagaaatgattAGAACGTGGAGTTTTTCTTTGGCTTGGTTGGGTCCCTGTGAAGTAGAGGGAGTCCTCCCCAAATCATCAGCACTAGCATATCATCAGGTAGTGGTTCCTCCTACGCTCGTTAGCTCCAGAATGCTAATGTCATCCCCTCGGCCCGGGTGAGAGCATTTCACTGCTGCAAAGAGCTCAAAGAAAGTAACTCCGGTATTTAGCGGTTAGTCTGCACCGGTGGGTTTCTCAGGCCAGCAGTGTGCTCATAGTGCACGTTAGTGCACCAGCAGTGTGCTCGTAGTGCACGTTAGTGCACCAGCAATGTGCTCATAGTGCACGTTAGTGCACCAGCAGTGTGCTCATAGTGCACGTTAGTGCACCAGCAATGTGCTCATAGTGCACGTTAGTGCACCGTCAATGTGCTCATAGTGCAGGTTTGTGCACCGTCAATGTGCTCATAGTGCACGTTAGTGCACCGTCAATGTGCTCATAGTGCACGTTGACGGTGCAACGGACAACTGGATACCGTTTTCAGCCTGAAGATATTGTTTTCCATAATTAAACCGGGAGCACCAaagcaacaataataataataattgttttttggTTCATCATTCCTTGCATTAGAATGAAGAAGACCTTTGCTTGTAtctttgcgccccccccccccccccctcgtgtttATTCCTCTGCTCATGGATGTCCTTGTTAATGAATAACCGACAGAATCAGCTTCTGCCAGTGATTTCTTTGTTGTGCACACGTTGGTCCGTGCGTTGCGTGCATTATTAATGATTTTCTATACGCTAATGTTGTTGTTTCCCGTATTTCAGAGACCACTAAAGGTGCGAGTCTCCTGAAGTCGCCTGCTACATGTTCACTGCATCCCTCACTCGGAGAATAACCCAACGAGACTCCGCTCCAGAGAATCGCCCTCTTGGACGCGGCTCGGCGTCTCTGTTCTCAAATGGCTTGCTGTCTGAAGGACGAGCTGCTCTGTTCCATCTGCCTCAGCATCTACCAGGACCCCGTTAGCTTCGGCTGCGAGCACTACTTCTGCAGGAAGTGCATCACCGAACACTGGAGCAGGCAGCAGCATCACGTAACGCGGGACTGTCCCGAGTGCCGGAGGACCTTCGCCGATCCTCTCCTCTCGCCGAGTCTCAAATTGTCCAACATCGTGGAGCGCTACTCGGCCTTCCCGCTGGACGCCATCCTCAACGCCCGGAGGAGCTCCTATCCCTGCAAGGACCACGAGAAGGTCAAGCTCTTCTGCCTCACCGACAAAAGTCTGGTGTGCTTCTTCTGTGACGAGCCGGCGCTCCACGAGCAGCACCAAGTGACCACTATTGACGAGGCGTACGAGGAGATCCAGGTCGGTAACGggacacacgcgcacgcacacacacacgcacgcacacacacacactgacggcTCATTAGAGACGGGGAAGCTGACATTTTCTTAAAACCCGTCAAGAGGATGTGCTCATTCACCCCTTTGGAGCCGCCCAGACAGTTCAGGCTCAGTCCTCGGAGCCGCTCTACTCATGCGCTTTGAGAATTTAGCACTTTTTTCACGACTACCTTTGCTGATGTAGACTCTCGAGACTGTATTTactgccccctccccctccccccccccacactctctGAAAGCCCTCATTACCTCATTCTCATCTCTGAGTTCTTTTGGGTTTCATTTTTTTCGACTGTGACTTTTttagggttgtttttttttttatgtaggcAATATGCAAAGGTTATTTCAAATGGCCATTTAAATTCTGAAAGTATTTTATAGAAAATATAcccaaaaaaaatgcaactctGATAAATCTAAGGCTCTGCATTTCACTCCCGGTGAATTTTGACACCAATGCTTGCTATCAACAGAATGCTTCCATGACAGTGACTATGAAGATATGAGCTCACTTGCTAATCTTGATTTCATGTGGAGGTAGAAATACACCGACATGTATTTTCCACAGTTCAGTGTTTTGTTGGATCATTCCCACTGAGCCCAAATCCAAGAACTGTGAAGCAAAGATcctaatctcccccccccccccccccctttgctatGCTAAGAAACAGATTCCCGTCTAATTTCATGCCGCCCCTCTCGCTTCCCAATGACGGATGTTCAGATCAGGGTGAGCTCGGATGGGAAATGGACCGTTTGATGGTTAATATTTACTTTACAGCACACGGGTCCGAGTCGGTGTCAGAGTTCATCGGATTCTGTACATTGAGTTTAACGTCATAATTAAATGGTTGTTCCGCGTCCACATAAAATGCCCCCGAGTCTCTTGCAGGAGTGTAACTCTATTCTTTGCTGCAGTGCCCGTCTCGGGGAGCAGCCTCTGTTCCACTTCCACATCTTCCACTTCCCTGGCAGCGTTTTTGAAACTGGTCCTTTTAAACGCATGTTTATATGAAGAATACTGCTGAGTTATGAACGGCACGTTGGTCCGGCCCCCCCCCTACCCGACTTCCTCTGAGGGTATTGTAGGATAATAGTCCCGATGGTGGCTCTAAATACAGAAGCCATACATTTGAAACCACTTAATATGCATAACCTTGATCAAAGCGCAGCCATATTCAGACTGAAATGTTCAGATGG is from Brachionichthys hirsutus isolate HB-005 chromosome 8, CSIRO-AGI_Bhir_v1, whole genome shotgun sequence and encodes:
- the tnfrsf1b gene encoding tumor necrosis factor receptor superfamily member 1B; protein product: MKDIVALLVLLSTQAFLVDSLPYQTDSGGKCLNATEYLVEDSNLCCTKCQPGHRLKIECSHASDTVCEPCPTSQYAEGENFSPNCISCKRCKPAKGLLYVQRCSAAADALCGCRPGMYCIMGFDSPSCAECIKYRLCQAGYGVSVSGTADSNVKCEQCPEGTFSDTASSTDRCRAHTDCQGRAAVRKGNATADAACEPEAFIANAQPATKETHNKFTTMMITVSEPKAVHRPEDPTPSISLSATGLGFNHSAPATASDSALAAVSASVAGVILVFIAIILLYRRKTSWKKDAARFDPKIDANGNCATGDKINRDYWGDAQFISLALASPEQQCLLETGGNCSDQSQCSNDNETLARTDGCSSNGSIGPLQSIGAHSTPESAPSDPTASLSHIEPLPLQTGMPTQSSSQPTSPQIISPITTSPHVNVNITFHIGNGSGTTPSSVMPPDSNAQIDPILPVGEEEEAFSIPQQEAGKQSLMSVQESSS